From Armatimonadia bacterium:
GGAGAAGGCCAAGGAGGTCGCGAAGGTCCTGGCGCCGGAGGCGGCCCTCGATGCCCTGATGGGCTTCTTTGCTCAGCGCCTCGACTTCGTCCTCACCCGCGACGGCGTCACCTATGACCTCGCACGGGCGGCCCTCGGTGCCGACTGGGACGACGCACGCGAAGCCTACGAGCGCGCCCAGTACCTCCAGCAGTTGCGGACCAGCGCACCAGCCCTTTTCGACACCCTTGTGACGGCTGCCGAGCGTCCGGCCCGCATCACCCGGCCGGAGCAGCTTCCCGAGGGCCTCCTCGTCAACGAGTCCCTGTTCCAGGAGGACGGCGAGCCGAAGCTCTGGGCCACGAGTCAGGAAGTCCGACGCGGCGTCACGTCTTCCCTGTCCAGCACACCGCGAGACTACGCCATGGCCGTCAACGAACTCGCCACCCTCGCCGAACCGATCCATGAGTTCTTCGCGCAAGTCATGGTAATGGTCGACGACGAGCCGGTGCGCAACAACCGACTTGCCCTGCTGCGTGAGATCGACCGCACCTTCCTTGGGGTCGCCGACTTCCTGCAGGTCGTCCGCGAGGGCCAGTAGGCGCCACACAACTCTTGCGGGGAAAGAGGCCCGGGCTACCCGGCCATGACCATTCGTGAGCGCATCGAGCAAACCGAACGCGAGACTCTGAGCCCCTATGCGGCTCTCAGCGCACAGTCACGGGGACGGCGCTTCCCCCAGTCCCCGTGCCCTGTGCGGACGGTTTACCAGCGCGATCGCGACCGCATCATCCACCTGTGCCGAGCCTTCCGCCGCCTGGCCTACAAGACCCAGGTCTTCTTCTCTCCTGCCTCCGACCATCTGCGCACCCGTCTCAGCCACACTCTTGAGGTCTCCCAGATCGCCCGCACCATCGCCAAGGCCCTGCGCCTCAACGACGACCTGACCGAGGCCATCGCCCTGGCCCATGATGTGGGCCATACACCCTTCGGACACGCCGGCGAGCACGCCCTCGACAAGGCCTATCGCAGACACGACCCTAACGCCCACTTCAACCACGCCGAGCACAGCCTCCGGGTGGTGGATGAGTTGGAGCGCGATGGCTCCGGCCTCAACCTCACCGCCGAGACGCGCGAGGGTATCCTCCTCCACTCCAAGGGCCGCGCCGACACCCGGGGCACGCTCCACCGTCCTCCGGGAGCAACCCTCGAGGCCTTGGTCGTTCGCCTCTCCGACCGCA
This genomic window contains:
- a CDS encoding deoxyguanosinetriphosphate triphosphohydrolase, producing MTIRERIEQTERETLSPYAALSAQSRGRRFPQSPCPVRTVYQRDRDRIIHLCRAFRRLAYKTQVFFSPASDHLRTRLSHTLEVSQIARTIAKALRLNDDLTEAIALAHDVGHTPFGHAGEHALDKAYRRHDPNAHFNHAEHSLRVVDELERDGSGLNLTAETREGILLHSKGRADTRGTLHRPPGATLEALVVRLSDRIAYVNHDLDDCLRSGVVMQEEIPEEVLNEIGRHHSARVGRMVEDVINCSLDSPQLAMSEDVTAAMDGLKDYLYDHVYLSELLQAEAAKVEGIIGQLFDVYMNSDTILHEAIQLVPTDGKTRARLVCDYIAGMTDRFARDQYVRHFLPSGYPPVEDH